From a single Nitrospinaceae bacterium genomic region:
- a CDS encoding Zn-dependent hydrolase has translation MKKYMPIRANRARMKKEFDAQSTIGRYGKTGLARIALTPEYNQVRDLVRGWMEEAGLKTRVDAVGNLFGRKQGGVKGLPVVMAGSHLDSQNPGGRFDGPAGVLTALEAVRRIAEVDALHDHPLEVVAFVGEESACGVVTFGSSILAGQLGAGEMKRAVHPPTGKSVWEAIRLSGGRPERFKSCKLSKKNLKAFLELHIEQGPILETAKVPIGIVDTVVGALRGDIFFEGQTAHSGGQPMLYRRDAAMAAAAFMVEIEAAVRRAPERHRMTLTFGMMSAQPGWYSIVPGGAKISFDLRSKSDAASRAMLGRIKKTLLRIEKKRGVKGRVKLSVKYAACPASMGIRRALKRAAGETEHSSLTLSSGGIHDACRIAALCPIGMVFVPSVKGLSHTPEEFTKFSDIVAGAEVMASAILGLADRRVRA, from the coding sequence ATGAAGAAATATATGCCCATCCGGGCGAACCGCGCCCGCATGAAAAAAGAGTTCGACGCCCAGTCGACTATCGGTCGCTACGGCAAGACCGGATTGGCGCGAATTGCGCTCACCCCAGAGTATAACCAGGTTCGCGACCTGGTTCGGGGTTGGATGGAGGAGGCGGGTCTTAAAACGCGGGTGGACGCGGTGGGTAATCTTTTTGGCAGGAAACAAGGCGGGGTAAAAGGCCTTCCCGTAGTGATGGCGGGCTCTCACCTTGATTCGCAAAATCCGGGCGGGCGCTTTGACGGGCCAGCCGGGGTGCTCACTGCGCTTGAGGCCGTCCGGCGCATTGCCGAGGTTGATGCCCTCCACGATCATCCGCTTGAGGTGGTGGCCTTTGTCGGCGAAGAATCTGCGTGCGGTGTCGTGACCTTTGGAAGCAGCATTCTCGCCGGACAGCTTGGCGCCGGTGAGATGAAAAGGGCAGTGCATCCCCCCACCGGAAAATCAGTTTGGGAGGCGATCCGTCTTTCGGGAGGCAGGCCCGAGCGATTTAAAAGCTGCAAGCTCTCGAAAAAAAATCTTAAAGCGTTTCTGGAGCTTCACATCGAGCAGGGGCCTATTTTAGAGACCGCAAAAGTCCCAATAGGCATTGTCGATACCGTTGTAGGGGCTCTGCGGGGGGATATTTTTTTCGAGGGGCAAACCGCCCATTCGGGCGGCCAGCCTATGCTCTATCGCCGAGACGCGGCGATGGCCGCCGCCGCGTTCATGGTGGAAATCGAGGCGGCTGTGCGGCGCGCGCCCGAGCGCCATCGAATGACCCTCACCTTCGGGATGATGAGTGCCCAGCCGGGCTGGTACTCAATCGTGCCAGGGGGTGCGAAAATTTCTTTTGATTTAAGAAGTAAAAGCGATGCGGCGTCTCGTGCAATGCTAGGGCGTATAAAAAAGACGCTTTTGCGAATAGAGAAAAAACGCGGGGTGAAAGGGCGCGTGAAGTTAAGCGTGAAGTACGCGGCCTGCCCAGCCTCTATGGGAATCCGGCGGGCGCTCAAGCGTGCCGCAGGCGAAACAGAGCATTCCTCGCTGACGCTTTCGAGCGGTGGAATACACGATGCCTGCCGCATCGCGGCGCTGTGTCCGATAGGTATGGTGTTCGTCCCCTCCGTGAAGGGGCTCTCGCACACGCCAGAAGAGTTCACGAAATTTTCCGATATCGTGGCCGGGGCCGAGGTGATGGCCTCGGCGATCCTCGGGCTGGCCGACAGGCGGGTGAGGGCCTAA
- a CDS encoding fumarate hydratase, which produces MTTSDLAMDEHLLDTPVSREALDRLKLGDIVRLNGVVFTGRIGLYKKLFEEGAEPPVDIASLTNATFHCSPAVGEKSPGEWEVSAVTATASFRFEKYLPLLMEQHNTRVIIGKGGMSSEFYQNHFKRLGAVFLNTVGYGIGAQYGRGVKKVEAVHWLDELGIAQAMWVLRVKNFGPFLVECDTSGNSLYQMAQSETNPELKKLYEGLPLPTLKRLGEVHNPEDEVF; this is translated from the coding sequence ATGACAACATCAGATTTAGCGATGGATGAGCACCTTCTCGATACCCCCGTTTCGCGTGAGGCACTGGATAGACTAAAACTTGGCGACATTGTGCGCCTCAATGGCGTGGTTTTTACCGGGCGCATCGGGCTCTACAAAAAACTTTTTGAAGAAGGGGCCGAGCCGCCTGTAGATATTGCCTCTCTCACGAACGCTACTTTTCATTGCTCACCCGCAGTGGGCGAAAAATCCCCAGGCGAGTGGGAGGTCTCTGCCGTGACGGCGACGGCGAGCTTTCGGTTCGAAAAATATCTGCCCCTCCTCATGGAACAACACAACACCCGTGTCATCATCGGCAAGGGGGGGATGTCGTCCGAGTTTTATCAAAATCATTTTAAGCGCCTTGGCGCCGTTTTTTTGAACACGGTCGGCTATGGGATCGGTGCGCAGTACGGACGGGGAGTCAAAAAGGTTGAGGCCGTCCATTGGCTCGACGAGCTTGGTATTGCCCAGGCCATGTGGGTGCTCCGCGTGAAAAATTTTGGGCCGTTTCTTGTTGAATGTGACACTAGCGGCAATAGCCTCTACCAAATGGCCCAGAGTGAGACGAATCCGGAGCTCAAGAAGCTTTATGAGGGATTGCCTCTGCCCACCCTCAAACGACTGGGCGAGGTGCACAATCCCGAGGACGAAGTTTTCTGA
- a CDS encoding fumarate hydratase, producing MTTTTAIGADLIREVAFELNRRAAIHIPNDVRTSIRSMAERETEKLSKFVLLEIVNNYEVADEDSSPMCADTGLPRFYAKIGNEARIEGGFVAFERSIREATARATAEIPLRPNRVHPITRNDYNNNVGIHAPNVDYTWEPEADWVEMTAFHKGGLFGGDYRMLFPGDGIDGIRRFYLDVISEFFKRGLSCQPAIVGIGIGGTKDTCVKLAKEAACLRVVGNRNPDPEIAALEEELVELGKRSSLSVMGFKGEGAVMDAHIEVAYTHTGGMPVSIHHQCFALRRATARVYPSGEVEYREDPRWFTDYYRRDTVS from the coding sequence ATGACCACCACCACCGCCATTGGCGCTGATCTGATTCGCGAAGTAGCTTTTGAGCTCAACCGACGCGCTGCGATTCATATTCCTAACGACGTTCGAACCTCCATTCGATCGATGGCCGAGCGCGAGACCGAAAAGCTATCTAAATTCGTTCTGCTCGAAATTGTGAACAACTACGAAGTCGCCGATGAGGATTCGAGTCCGATGTGTGCCGACACGGGTCTTCCTCGTTTTTACGCCAAGATCGGAAACGAGGCGCGTATCGAGGGCGGCTTTGTTGCCTTCGAGCGAAGCATCCGCGAGGCCACAGCACGCGCCACGGCAGAGATTCCCCTTCGCCCAAATCGCGTTCATCCAATTACGAGAAACGATTACAACAACAACGTCGGTATCCATGCACCGAACGTCGATTATACATGGGAGCCAGAGGCCGATTGGGTGGAGATGACCGCTTTCCACAAGGGCGGTCTTTTCGGTGGCGACTACCGGATGCTTTTTCCCGGCGACGGCATTGATGGCATCCGTCGGTTCTATCTCGATGTGATTAGCGAATTCTTCAAGCGCGGCCTCTCGTGTCAGCCCGCCATCGTCGGCATAGGAATCGGCGGGACGAAAGACACTTGCGTGAAATTAGCGAAGGAGGCTGCCTGTCTTCGCGTGGTGGGCAATCGTAACCCTGATCCAGAAATCGCAGCGCTTGAAGAAGAACTGGTTGAACTCGGCAAGCGATCGAGCTTGAGCGTGATGGGTTTCAAGGGCGAGGGTGCGGTGATGGACGCGCACATTGAGGTCGCCTACACCCACACGGGCGGGATGCCGGTCTCAATCCATCATCAATGCTTTGCCCTTCGCCGGGCCACTGCGCGTGTCTACCCGAGTGGTGAAGTGGAATATCGGGAGGACCCACGATGGTTCACCGACTACTATCGCCGCGACACGGTGAGTTAA
- a CDS encoding succinate dehydrogenase/fumarate reductase iron-sulfur subunit — MTGSGVEFRIRRGGEAGDPEERYQSYIITPRPRMTVLDALTVIQSEHDESLGFRYSCRVGMCGTCALRVNGRPRWACRTLIEGLGDRVTLEPLANFPPLRDLAVDMDPFFAKMNRARGWAEPTKAASAAPAKISPDGRERGRIDPHIECITCGICYSACTMVAHEPMFLGPAALNRAYTLVCDSRDGAVDERLAEVAKEDGLWRCHSQFNCTEACPKGISPTTAIQGLKRRAVASGVKSFVSAALKGRAPGSHALDK; from the coding sequence ATGACCGGGAGCGGTGTGGAGTTTCGGATCAGGCGAGGCGGCGAGGCAGGCGATCCTGAGGAGCGCTACCAGAGCTACATAATTACGCCCCGCCCCCGAATGACGGTGCTCGACGCGCTGACCGTTATCCAGAGCGAGCATGATGAATCCCTCGGTTTTCGCTATTCGTGTCGGGTGGGAATGTGTGGAACTTGCGCCCTGCGGGTGAACGGGCGCCCGCGCTGGGCCTGCCGGACCCTTATCGAGGGGCTAGGAGATCGGGTCACGCTTGAGCCGCTTGCGAATTTTCCGCCCCTTCGTGATCTGGCGGTGGACATGGACCCGTTTTTTGCCAAGATGAACCGAGCGCGTGGCTGGGCCGAGCCGACCAAAGCCGCATCGGCCGCCCCGGCCAAGATATCGCCGGACGGGCGCGAGCGGGGCCGCATTGACCCGCACATCGAATGCATCACCTGCGGAATCTGCTATTCTGCTTGCACGATGGTGGCGCACGAGCCCATGTTCCTGGGTCCCGCTGCCCTGAACCGGGCATACACCCTGGTGTGCGACAGCCGTGATGGCGCGGTCGATGAACGGCTCGCCGAGGTGGCGAAAGAGGATGGCCTCTGGCGCTGCCACAGCCAGTTCAATTGCACCGAGGCTTGCCCAAAAGGCATTAGTCCGACGACCGCCATTCAAGGGCTTAAGCGCCGAGCGGTGGCTAGCGGAGTAAAATCCTTTGTGTCTGCTGCCTTGAAGGGCCGTGCTCCAGGAAGCCACGCTTTGGACAAATGA
- a CDS encoding FAD-binding protein, with the protein MPSKPLPGASWPSLCDEGFGLSKSAYHSRKCDLLILGSGGAGLLAALAAWENDPGLEIFIAVKGLFGKSGCTRMVQGGYNVALSENDSVENHFMDTVQAGAWLNDQDLAWQLVSRAPGCIRKLETLCGAFFDRTPEGEIHQKAFAGQSFDRTVHKGDLTGIELTNRVSEQIARRDIPVLEEHRAIALLPAAGGENRVAGAMLLDIRSGAFTAVNAKCTLLATGGGPTFYKYSACAQELATDGMAMAWEAGAEFCDMEMVQFHPTGILTGDGLQITGTLLEEGLRGVGGHLINGRGERYMERYDSERMERSTRDLVSRAGYTEIREGRGTENDGVFIDVSHLGADFVRKNFKGMVDRCADLGFDLAGGPVEVSPTAHYMMGGIKIDTECRTNLPGLFAAGEDAGGTHGANRLGGNGVANSTVFGEVAGEEMAKEATEPLVSFDRASAEEAVVDALAALGTGESPYPIRAALKEVMWAKVGLRRNGDDMASGLEDITALGAQAAGARAEGGLAYNLAWQNVLDVRNQIKITGLIARSAIERDESRGSHFRDDMPEQKEGGLYNVFISKREEEIDVMRREVSFTRVRPGEALAPPVAPSGSISN; encoded by the coding sequence ATGCCATCGAAGCCATTGCCGGGCGCCTCATGGCCATCTCTTTGTGACGAGGGTTTTGGTTTGAGCAAATCCGCTTATCATTCTCGGAAATGTGATCTCTTGATACTCGGCTCGGGCGGGGCGGGCCTGCTAGCTGCCCTGGCAGCCTGGGAGAATGATCCCGGTCTTGAGATTTTCATAGCCGTCAAAGGTTTGTTCGGTAAAAGCGGGTGCACCCGCATGGTGCAGGGGGGCTACAATGTCGCCCTATCTGAGAACGATTCGGTCGAAAACCATTTTATGGACACCGTCCAGGCCGGGGCCTGGCTGAACGATCAAGATCTTGCCTGGCAACTGGTGAGCCGCGCGCCCGGCTGCATACGAAAACTCGAAACCCTTTGCGGCGCTTTTTTCGACCGCACCCCCGAGGGTGAGATTCACCAAAAAGCCTTTGCTGGCCAGAGTTTCGACCGCACTGTTCACAAGGGCGATCTCACAGGCATTGAGCTTACCAACCGCGTCTCCGAGCAGATTGCCCGGCGGGATATCCCCGTTCTTGAAGAGCATCGAGCCATTGCGCTTCTTCCCGCCGCCGGAGGCGAAAATCGCGTCGCCGGGGCAATGCTTCTCGATATCCGGAGCGGGGCATTCACCGCCGTTAACGCCAAGTGTACGCTCCTGGCGACTGGAGGCGGACCAACTTTCTATAAATACTCGGCCTGCGCCCAGGAGCTTGCGACCGATGGAATGGCGATGGCGTGGGAGGCGGGCGCCGAATTTTGTGACATGGAGATGGTCCAGTTTCATCCGACTGGTATTCTCACGGGCGATGGTCTTCAGATAACAGGCACACTCCTTGAGGAGGGCTTGAGGGGCGTGGGCGGTCATCTGATTAATGGCCGCGGAGAGCGCTACATGGAGCGCTACGACTCCGAGCGTATGGAGCGCTCGACACGCGACCTCGTTTCGCGGGCTGGCTACACCGAGATTCGAGAAGGGCGCGGCACCGAAAACGACGGTGTTTTTATTGACGTGAGCCACCTTGGAGCAGATTTTGTCAGAAAAAATTTCAAGGGCATGGTTGATCGATGTGCAGATTTAGGATTTGACCTAGCGGGGGGGCCGGTGGAGGTCTCCCCCACGGCGCACTACATGATGGGTGGTATCAAAATCGACACCGAATGCCGCACGAATCTGCCCGGTCTTTTCGCGGCGGGCGAGGACGCAGGTGGAACCCACGGCGCGAATCGCCTCGGCGGAAACGGGGTGGCGAATTCGACGGTGTTCGGAGAAGTGGCTGGCGAGGAGATGGCAAAAGAGGCAACCGAACCATTGGTGAGCTTTGATCGCGCCTCTGCCGAGGAAGCTGTTGTCGATGCGCTTGCGGCTTTGGGGACGGGCGAGTCTCCCTATCCGATTCGCGCGGCGCTTAAAGAGGTGATGTGGGCGAAGGTTGGTCTGAGGCGAAACGGAGATGATATGGCCTCGGGCCTTGAGGATATTACGGCTCTAGGAGCGCAGGCGGCCGGGGCGCGTGCCGAAGGCGGATTAGCCTATAACCTCGCCTGGCAAAACGTTCTCGATGTGCGCAACCAGATAAAAATTACCGGGCTGATTGCGAGGAGCGCCATTGAGCGCGACGAGAGCCGGGGAAGTCACTTCAGGGATGATATGCCCGAGCAAAAAGAGGGCGGTTTGTATAATGTTTTTATTTCGAAGCGGGAAGAGGAGATCGACGTAATGCGCCGCGAGGTGAGCTTCACCCGCGTGAGGCCCGGCGAGGCGCTCGCACCTCCTGTCGCACCCTCGGGCTCTATATCAAATTGA
- a CDS encoding aminopeptidase P family protein: MSLEKDHPRYSKEEYRRRYREIRRRMRERGLDVLIMYGDSGSHGGNQASIKYVSNYKDPVSSFIVFPLKGEPALYMSNRLYLPYAKQMSVIRRTEAVDYEPGKKVEQRIRELGLEKGNIGVVGYRGILQTSIPYSVVDHWRQSLKGATFVEATELLHEVRSIKSKEELKWFRKGAALTDMAFEALDSKARAGMTEYEMAAIISNGYMPHGGGQMLIFVGSTSMARPHLIFPNQFPTHRKTRKGDVILTELSSDYYMHSGQAHRPISVGGKPTAIYQKLFDVGVEAYNRILGAVKPGATQEDVRKAGAIIQDEGFTTFDTTFHGWGLLIENPRVDIDATLIERPQNEVVFKEGMLMVIQPNPVTADGKRGLQVGNLVEVTKTGARPLQKFPMKFMRI; the protein is encoded by the coding sequence ATGTCGCTAGAAAAAGACCATCCCCGCTACTCGAAGGAAGAGTACCGCCGCCGTTATCGGGAGATACGCCGCCGAATGCGCGAGCGGGGGCTCGATGTCCTCATCATGTATGGCGACTCGGGCAGCCACGGCGGAAATCAGGCCAGCATCAAATACGTGTCGAACTACAAGGACCCGGTTAGCAGTTTTATCGTCTTTCCGTTGAAGGGCGAGCCGGCTCTTTATATGTCGAATCGTCTCTATTTGCCCTACGCCAAGCAGATGAGTGTCATTCGGCGAACCGAGGCCGTTGATTACGAGCCCGGGAAAAAAGTTGAGCAAAGAATTCGCGAGCTGGGTCTTGAAAAAGGCAACATCGGGGTTGTCGGCTACCGGGGCATTCTCCAGACATCGATTCCCTACAGCGTGGTGGACCACTGGCGTCAGTCGCTCAAGGGCGCCACTTTTGTCGAGGCGACCGAGCTTCTGCATGAAGTTCGATCCATCAAGAGCAAAGAGGAGCTCAAGTGGTTCCGCAAGGGCGCCGCACTGACCGACATGGCGTTCGAGGCGCTCGACTCCAAGGCCCGGGCCGGCATGACGGAGTATGAAATGGCGGCCATCATATCGAACGGCTACATGCCCCATGGCGGCGGCCAAATGCTTATCTTCGTTGGCTCGACCTCGATGGCGCGGCCGCACCTGATCTTCCCCAACCAGTTTCCCACCCACAGAAAGACCCGGAAGGGCGATGTCATCCTGACCGAGCTTTCATCCGACTATTATATGCACTCGGGACAGGCCCACCGGCCAATCTCGGTGGGAGGCAAGCCCACGGCTATTTATCAAAAGCTCTTTGATGTGGGGGTTGAGGCCTATAACCGCATCCTCGGGGCGGTCAAACCTGGCGCGACGCAAGAGGATGTGCGAAAGGCAGGAGCGATCATTCAAGATGAGGGTTTTACAACTTTCGACACAACGTTTCACGGCTGGGGCCTGCTTATTGAAAATCCGCGGGTAGATATCGACGCCACACTCATCGAGCGACCCCAAAACGAAGTTGTGTTCAAAGAGGGAATGCTCATGGTAATCCAGCCCAACCCGGTGACGGCGGACGGCAAGCGAGGTCTTCAGGTAGGAAATCTCGTTGAGGTGACGAAAACCGGTGCCCGCCCGCTCCAGAAATTCCCGATGAAGTTCATGCGAATTTAG
- a CDS encoding prolyl oligopeptidase family serine peptidase, with translation MSAEKLKGSWFQYFPEHYLWSQVMCAYINIVPMGGSNFHEIDQVGKRLQGKEGDAEAWGENWGWMADKTLALATSEEKKGHTRTAAAAYVRGAVYRFNSERFVHPDNPEKAASYSALLPYFEKGMKLLVPGFERVEVPYEEGALPAYWIPPVNPTGNDPVVAFFDGLDASKEITTLWGGLALRERGIGTLCIDGPGQGEALRLKNIPSRHDYEVPGTAAFDYLDGRGDVDSSRIGVMAMSFGGYYAPRIAAFEHRYAACLTWGAHYDYHEVWVKRRKVLESGGTVSSSAIWQLPWVLGKPDMDSAMEKCANYTLEGVADKIKMPICITHGQDDNIVPVEMAHRLFAACGSEEKELKIFTVEEDGGSQHCVFDNLHMVRDWIGDWWMDRFGTGE, from the coding sequence ATGAGTGCCGAAAAACTTAAAGGATCGTGGTTCCAATACTTTCCCGAGCATTACCTTTGGTCTCAAGTAATGTGCGCTTATATCAACATCGTCCCGATGGGCGGCTCGAATTTCCATGAAATCGACCAGGTGGGAAAGCGTCTCCAGGGCAAGGAAGGCGACGCTGAGGCCTGGGGCGAGAACTGGGGATGGATGGCCGACAAGACCCTTGCGCTTGCAACAAGCGAGGAGAAAAAGGGCCACACCCGCACTGCCGCCGCCGCCTACGTCAGAGGCGCCGTCTACCGATTCAACTCCGAGCGCTTTGTCCACCCCGACAACCCGGAAAAGGCGGCCTCCTATAGCGCCCTCCTTCCCTACTTCGAGAAGGGAATGAAACTTCTCGTGCCCGGCTTCGAGCGTGTGGAAGTGCCCTACGAGGAAGGCGCCCTTCCCGCCTACTGGATCCCCCCCGTAAATCCCACTGGCAACGATCCGGTTGTCGCCTTTTTCGACGGTCTGGATGCCTCAAAGGAAATCACCACCCTCTGGGGCGGTCTCGCTCTAAGAGAAAGAGGTATTGGTACGCTTTGCATCGACGGCCCCGGCCAGGGCGAGGCCCTTCGCCTCAAGAACATCCCGAGCCGCCACGACTACGAAGTGCCCGGCACCGCTGCCTTCGACTATCTCGACGGGAGGGGCGATGTCGATTCCTCGCGCATTGGTGTCATGGCGATGAGTTTTGGCGGCTACTACGCCCCGCGCATCGCCGCCTTTGAGCACCGCTACGCCGCCTGCCTCACCTGGGGGGCGCACTACGACTACCACGAGGTATGGGTCAAGCGCCGCAAAGTGCTTGAATCGGGGGGCACCGTCTCCTCGTCCGCCATCTGGCAGCTTCCCTGGGTGCTGGGCAAGCCCGATATGGACTCGGCCATGGAAAAATGTGCGAACTACACCCTCGAGGGCGTTGCCGACAAAATCAAAATGCCCATCTGCATCACCCACGGCCAGGACGACAACATCGTTCCCGTCGAGATGGCCCACCGCCTTTTTGCGGCCTGCGGCTCCGAGGAAAAAGAACTCAAAATTTTCACCGTCGAGGAGGACGGCGGCAGCCAGCACTGCGTCTTCGACAACCTGCACATGGTCCGCGACTGGATCGGCGACTGGTGGATGGATCGGTTCGGAACGGGGGAATAG
- a CDS encoding tetratricopeptide repeat protein, whose protein sequence is MIADFLEWANKIADPLTGLGTLIGIGVFIWGILFGGFRQIRNWISPPKKTETDDPYVDKIVTKLIDVAGENRTLSSELTTQKRENESLKEAIVALTEQQDMPGVADALAHLEKGETAQAIQLFEETAQKKEAEGTTANKEAAEAYRHLGAIAFLSETQKALEAYKNVVRLDPNDPDGWNMLGALLLRLGKIDDAKNAIQTVMRLGEETEKKELIAVAYCNLGNIHETREELEDAEYYHLKALATFDQLCRKEGMAACYSNLGNIYLKQGHLDKAKDFCLKALTINKELGRKDGMAIQYGSLGLIHQTPGELEKAENYHLKALAIDEELGRMEGMADDYGNLGLIHRARGELDKAEEYQLKSLAIEKELGRKDGMAATYANLGIIENDRDNMEAACGHWAEALKLYQEVNIPDKISKYQNIMKAAGCENTPS, encoded by the coding sequence ATGATCGCCGATTTTCTTGAATGGGCCAACAAAATAGCTGATCCTTTGACCGGCTTAGGCACACTTATAGGTATTGGCGTCTTTATTTGGGGAATTTTATTCGGCGGTTTCCGACAAATACGGAATTGGATTTCCCCTCCTAAAAAAACGGAAACCGACGACCCTTATGTTGACAAAATTGTAACAAAACTTATTGACGTTGCCGGAGAAAATCGAACACTCTCCAGTGAGCTAACAACTCAAAAACGGGAAAATGAAAGCTTAAAAGAAGCGATAGTCGCACTTACAGAGCAGCAGGATATGCCCGGCGTTGCTGACGCCCTCGCCCATCTTGAAAAGGGCGAGACGGCACAGGCGATCCAGCTCTTCGAGGAAACCGCTCAAAAGAAGGAAGCCGAGGGAACAACCGCCAACAAGGAAGCCGCTGAGGCCTACCGCCACCTGGGTGCAATCGCCTTCCTCAGCGAGACCCAGAAAGCCCTCGAAGCCTACAAAAACGTAGTCCGCCTCGATCCGAACGATCCAGACGGCTGGAACATGCTTGGCGCACTTCTATTAAGGCTCGGCAAAATTGACGACGCGAAGAACGCCATTCAAACCGTCATGCGCCTGGGAGAAGAGACCGAAAAAAAAGAATTGATTGCCGTTGCTTACTGTAACCTCGGCAACATCCACGAGACGCGGGAAGAGTTGGAAGATGCCGAGTATTATCATTTGAAAGCCCTCGCAACTTTCGATCAACTGTGCCGAAAGGAGGGTATGGCCGCCTGTTACAGCAACCTCGGGAACATCTACTTAAAGCAGGGCCACCTGGACAAGGCCAAGGATTTTTGCCTGAAAGCACTCACCATCAACAAGGAACTTGGCCGAAAAGATGGTATGGCGATTCAGTACGGCAGCCTTGGTCTCATTCATCAGACACCGGGGGAATTAGAGAAAGCCGAGAATTATCATCTGAAAGCGCTTGCGATAGACGAAGAGCTGGGCAGGATGGAGGGCATGGCCGACGATTACGGCAACCTCGGCCTCATCCACCGAGCACGGGGCGAATTGGACAAGGCCGAGGAGTATCAACTGAAATCGCTCGCGATAGAGAAAGAGTTGGGCAGGAAAGATGGCATGGCCGCCACATACGCCAATCTCGGAATTATTGAAAATGATCGCGATAATATGGAGGCTGCGTGTGGCCACTGGGCTGAGGCACTGAAACTATATCAAGAAGTCAATATACCGGACAAAATTTCAAAGTACCAAAACATAATGAAAGCAGCGGGCTGCGAAAATACGCCATCATAA
- a CDS encoding thiamine pyrophosphate-dependent dehydrogenase E1 component subunit alpha, whose product MYRTMLRIRRFEETAQALFIEKRVAGGIHVSVGQEACSVGACSALNIDDAVLTTHRGHGHSIAKGTRLPEMMAELMGKATGLCHAKGGSMHIADVSKGHYGAHSIVGSNMPMAAGIGIAFQFENKGQVAVSFFGDGASNQGAFHESMNLCAIWKLPVIYFCENNHYASTTQVDYSTSVEDISTRAQGYGVPGVTVDGMDVLAVNEAMTEAVARARRGEGPSLIEAKTYRFYGHSRLAEKFGSYRSEAEWNKWRESDPLIVGERVLGITAEDKEGHIKAVEAEIAEAIAFGEASPEPELEDAYEDLYA is encoded by the coding sequence ATGTACCGCACGATGCTCCGCATACGGCGCTTTGAGGAAACGGCGCAGGCGCTTTTCATCGAAAAACGCGTCGCAGGGGGCATTCATGTCAGCGTGGGGCAGGAGGCCTGCTCGGTCGGGGCCTGCTCGGCGCTGAACATCGACGATGCGGTTTTGACCACCCACCGGGGGCACGGCCACTCGATAGCCAAGGGAACGCGCCTGCCCGAGATGATGGCCGAGCTGATGGGCAAGGCGACCGGGCTATGTCACGCCAAGGGGGGCTCGATGCACATCGCCGATGTGTCAAAGGGCCACTACGGGGCGCATTCGATTGTCGGCTCGAACATGCCCATGGCCGCAGGCATTGGTATTGCCTTTCAGTTCGAGAACAAGGGCCAGGTTGCGGTCTCGTTTTTCGGGGACGGGGCCTCGAACCAGGGCGCGTTCCACGAGTCGATGAACCTGTGTGCGATCTGGAAGCTGCCGGTTATTTATTTTTGCGAAAATAACCACTACGCATCGACCACCCAGGTGGATTATTCGACATCGGTCGAGGACATCAGCACCCGCGCCCAGGGCTACGGGGTGCCAGGGGTAACGGTGGACGGCATGGATGTGCTCGCCGTCAACGAGGCAATGACCGAGGCGGTGGCGCGCGCGCGCCGGGGCGAGGGCCCCTCGCTGATTGAGGCGAAGACGTATCGATTCTACGGGCACTCGCGGCTCGCGGAGAAATTTGGCTCCTACCGGAGCGAGGCGGAATGGAACAAGTGGCGCGAGAGTGACCCCCTTATCGTGGGCGAGCGGGTGCTGGGCATCACCGCCGAGGATAAAGAGGGACACATCAAGGCCGTTGAGGCCGAGATCGCCGAGGCAATTGCGTTTGGCGAGGCGAGCCCCGAGCCCGAGCTTGAGGACGCCTACGAGGATCTTTACGCCTAA